One part of the Corynebacterium aurimucosum ATCC 700975 genome encodes these proteins:
- a CDS encoding MIP/aquaporin family protein, with the protein MTGMDAFLWEFIGTALLLLLGNGVCAVVNLRTSGARGSDWIVIAMGWGLAVFIGASVADPSGGHLNPAVTIMLAVNGSLEWSLVPYYLLGQILGAMLGAFLAWATFKQLFDANNLDEAGNVTGANKNTGGIFFTAPAHPNNGWNAVTEFIATCVLLMFIAFGPAGGELGPLKYFAVAFVVVSVGLSLGTATGYAINPVRDLGPRIMYAFILPIKDKGSANWGYAWVPVVAPTLAAVAVGLLSMAL; encoded by the coding sequence ATGACCGGAATGGATGCATTCCTGTGGGAGTTCATCGGCACTGCGCTGCTGCTCCTGCTCGGCAACGGCGTATGTGCCGTTGTGAACCTCCGCACCTCAGGCGCGCGCGGTTCGGACTGGATCGTCATCGCTATGGGCTGGGGCCTTGCGGTCTTCATCGGCGCTAGTGTCGCCGACCCCTCCGGCGGCCACCTCAACCCGGCGGTCACCATCATGCTGGCCGTGAACGGCTCGCTCGAATGGAGCCTCGTGCCCTACTACCTGCTGGGACAAATCCTCGGCGCGATGCTTGGTGCATTCCTTGCCTGGGCTACCTTTAAGCAGCTTTTCGACGCCAATAACCTCGACGAAGCCGGCAACGTCACCGGCGCCAACAAGAACACCGGGGGCATCTTCTTTACCGCCCCGGCGCACCCGAACAACGGTTGGAACGCAGTCACCGAGTTCATCGCTACCTGCGTGTTGCTCATGTTCATCGCCTTCGGCCCGGCTGGCGGCGAATTGGGCCCGCTGAAGTACTTCGCCGTCGCGTTCGTCGTCGTGTCCGTAGGTCTCTCCCTCGGTACTGCCACTGGTTATGCGATCAACCCGGTCCGTGACCTTGGCCCCCGCATCATGTACGCCTTCATCCTCCCCATCAAGGACAAGGGCAGCGCCAACTGGGGTTATGCATGGGTTCCGGTGGTTGCACCGACCCTCGCGGCCGTCGCCGTTGGTCTGCTGTCTATGGCTCTCTAA
- a CDS encoding N-acetylmuramoyl-L-alanine amidase: MHLKRRLVPAKSTWSTPVITTVTSIAVVAAAAVGGQTLIHTQEAGSGPIEVSSASESFGSGETVVVDDPAIAAQGEGEGPRAVKQFHRDETFSSFAVTWKGARDVAAFVRAKQPDGSWSEWYDMDSMSYNNDDPNATNGTELIFVGDTNDVQVSINNVDLVTGSNLDEEFTETPVEDAALDDASFNVGDIAPVAETEELPVNSDVEGLEAVFMDGNAQEGEVIEPTAETDGMPRVVSRAGWGANENIRCKGADYDDGVKAIALHHTAGSNNYTRAQAAAQVRAAYKYHAQNLGWCDIGYNALVDKYGTIYEGRYGGLDKAVQGAHIGGFNRNTWGISMIGNYETAQPTEALLESVTDLAGWKGAISGVDPTSRVSLRSEGFNGSRYPAGTSAPVYGLFGHSDVHFTACPGRYTIAQWPKIREAAHKKYRSIKSGASGSTSTDWGSGNTSTPDSSGSAPKNNAPSAPAPAAPAQEATSSLGDTEIPMSTVTALVGLAGTLFAIMYARSDQQIDTDKTVNGLPVEQIPGIVTKVLSLSKNEGLKETWTAVLNAFGPALGLAVGGPDESAGIIYQLFQNGVVLSSEDTGTHALVGRIAKEWASGDNSATLGLPTSDEVPTGLGKEVRVQFQGGSIVYNPETEQIQVFTD; this comes from the coding sequence GTGCACCTCAAACGTCGTCTTGTTCCCGCGAAATCGACGTGGTCTACGCCGGTTATCACTACGGTCACCTCGATCGCTGTAGTTGCTGCCGCAGCCGTGGGCGGCCAAACCCTTATCCACACCCAGGAAGCGGGCAGCGGGCCCATCGAAGTGAGCTCGGCCTCCGAATCCTTCGGATCTGGCGAAACGGTCGTGGTGGATGACCCGGCCATCGCCGCCCAAGGCGAGGGCGAAGGCCCGCGCGCCGTCAAGCAATTCCACCGCGATGAGACCTTCTCCTCTTTTGCCGTGACTTGGAAGGGCGCGCGCGATGTCGCTGCCTTCGTCCGCGCCAAGCAGCCAGACGGGTCCTGGTCCGAGTGGTACGACATGGACTCAATGTCCTACAACAACGATGATCCGAACGCCACGAACGGCACCGAGCTCATCTTCGTGGGCGATACCAACGACGTGCAGGTCTCCATCAACAATGTGGATCTGGTAACCGGGTCGAATCTGGACGAAGAGTTCACCGAAACCCCCGTTGAGGACGCCGCGCTCGACGACGCCTCCTTCAACGTCGGCGACATCGCCCCCGTCGCCGAGACCGAAGAACTTCCCGTCAATAGCGACGTGGAAGGCCTGGAGGCTGTCTTCATGGACGGCAACGCCCAGGAGGGCGAGGTCATTGAGCCGACCGCTGAGACCGACGGTATGCCGCGCGTGGTCTCGCGCGCCGGCTGGGGCGCGAATGAGAATATCCGCTGTAAGGGCGCCGACTACGACGACGGTGTGAAGGCCATTGCGCTGCACCACACCGCGGGCTCCAATAACTACACCCGCGCGCAGGCGGCCGCGCAGGTGCGCGCCGCGTACAAGTACCACGCCCAGAACCTGGGATGGTGCGATATCGGATACAACGCGCTGGTCGATAAGTACGGCACCATCTACGAGGGCCGCTACGGCGGGCTCGACAAGGCAGTACAGGGAGCTCACATCGGTGGCTTCAACCGGAATACGTGGGGTATTTCCATGATCGGCAACTATGAGACGGCTCAGCCGACGGAAGCCTTGCTGGAGTCCGTCACCGACCTGGCTGGCTGGAAGGGCGCGATTTCCGGTGTTGATCCGACATCTCGCGTCTCCCTGCGCTCGGAGGGCTTCAATGGCTCGCGCTACCCGGCTGGCACCTCTGCCCCGGTCTATGGCCTCTTCGGGCACAGCGATGTTCACTTCACTGCCTGCCCGGGGCGCTACACCATCGCCCAGTGGCCGAAGATCCGCGAGGCAGCGCACAAGAAGTACCGCTCCATCAAGTCGGGCGCGTCGGGCTCGACGTCAACGGACTGGGGCAGCGGCAATACCTCTACCCCAGACTCCTCTGGCTCTGCGCCGAAAAACAATGCGCCGTCTGCTCCCGCACCGGCTGCCCCGGCACAGGAGGCAACGTCCTCGCTGGGCGATACTGAAATCCCGATGAGCACCGTCACCGCACTAGTCGGCCTGGCTGGCACGCTCTTCGCCATCATGTATGCCCGCTCGGACCAGCAGATTGACACGGATAAGACGGTCAATGGGCTGCCGGTGGAGCAAATTCCTGGCATCGTGACCAAGGTGTTGTCCCTGAGCAAGAACGAGGGTTTGAAGGAAACGTGGACGGCAGTCCTTAACGCCTTCGGACCAGCGCTGGGCCTGGCTGTTGGCGGTCCGGATGAGTCCGCCGGCATCATCTACCAGCTCTTCCAGAACGGCGTCGTGCTGAGCTCCGAGGACACCGGTACGCACGCTCTGGTGGGACGCATCGCCAAGGAATGGGCATCCGGCGACAACTCGGCAACGCTCGGCTTGCCGACGTCCGACGAAGTCCCCACCGGCCTCGGCAAGGAAGTCCGCGTGCAGTTCCAGGGCGGATCCATTGTCTACAACCCGGAGACTGAGCAGATTCAGGTCTTCACGGACTAA
- a CDS encoding HAD family hydrolase, which translates to MASDVFSDRAPRLIISDIDGTLLDRNHRVPRRNREAVARAVAAGSEFALATGRPFRWIMPVLEQLTVRPVCVTSNGAVIYDSAEDRVLSAHELSPEALAETVEVATKVLEPHGGVGFGAERAGGSVMDPVEELFVVESHYSENALFEGFGLVSVGELVSRPAVKLLIRNTAFSAPELYGLIAPHIDPELAHVTYSMSEGILEVAAPNVTKRRGIKWLAEHHGIAREEIIAFGDMPNDIEMLEWAGCGVAMENAHPDVVAAADAVTVAHHQAGVAKVLERWF; encoded by the coding sequence ATGGCCAGTGACGTATTTTCGGACCGCGCTCCGCGCCTCATCATTAGCGATATCGATGGCACCTTGTTGGATCGAAACCACCGGGTGCCCAGGCGAAACCGCGAAGCTGTGGCCCGCGCGGTCGCCGCGGGCAGCGAGTTTGCGCTGGCAACTGGCCGGCCCTTCCGCTGGATCATGCCCGTGCTTGAACAACTGACTGTGCGACCCGTCTGCGTGACCTCAAACGGCGCGGTGATTTATGACTCGGCGGAGGACCGCGTGCTCTCGGCCCACGAGCTCTCGCCCGAGGCCCTCGCGGAAACCGTGGAGGTAGCCACGAAGGTTCTGGAACCTCATGGTGGTGTTGGCTTTGGCGCGGAGCGCGCGGGAGGCTCGGTCATGGATCCGGTTGAGGAACTCTTCGTAGTGGAGTCGCACTATTCGGAGAATGCGCTCTTTGAAGGCTTCGGGCTGGTTAGCGTGGGGGAGTTGGTGTCCCGACCGGCGGTCAAGCTCCTAATTCGCAATACGGCGTTCTCCGCGCCGGAGCTCTACGGGCTCATTGCTCCCCACATCGATCCCGAGCTTGCCCACGTGACTTACTCGATGTCCGAGGGAATCCTCGAGGTGGCGGCCCCCAACGTGACGAAGCGCCGCGGAATTAAGTGGCTGGCCGAGCACCACGGTATCGCCCGCGAGGAGATCATCGCTTTTGGCGATATGCCCAACGATATCGAGATGCTTGAGTGGGCCGGGTGCGGTGTGGCCATGGAGAACGCACATCCGGACGTCGTGGCTGCCGCTGATGCGGTGACGGTAGCGCACCACCAGGCGGGTGTGGCAAAGGTTCTTGAGCGCTGGTTCTAG
- the glf gene encoding UDP-galactopyranose mutase: MTAYDLIVVGSGFFGLTVAERAASQLGKKVLIVERREHLGGNAYSEAEPETGIEVHKYGAHLFHTSNKRVWEYCNQFTDFTDYQHRVFAMHDGTAYQFPMGLGLINQFFGRYYSPDEARQLIKEQAGEFAVDEAKNLEEKAIALIGRPLYEAFIRDYTAKQWQTDPKELPAGNITRLPVRYTFNNRYFNDTYEGLPVDGYAAWLEKMAEHELIDVRLNTDWFDVREELREASPNAPVVYTGPLDRYFDFAEGELGWRTLDFDMEVLETGDFQGTPVMNYNDADVDYTRIHEFRHFHPERADKYPKDKTVIMKEYSRFAEKGDEPYYPINTPEDRSKLEAYRKLAAAEARENQVLFGGRLGTYQYLDMHMAIASALSMFDNKLAPYFRDGQAITQERGH, translated from the coding sequence ATGACTGCATATGACCTCATCGTTGTTGGATCTGGATTCTTCGGCCTGACCGTGGCCGAGCGCGCAGCCTCCCAGCTGGGCAAGAAGGTGCTTATCGTCGAGCGCCGCGAGCACCTAGGCGGCAACGCCTACTCGGAGGCCGAGCCGGAGACCGGCATCGAGGTCCACAAGTACGGCGCGCACCTCTTCCACACGTCGAACAAGCGCGTGTGGGAGTACTGCAACCAGTTCACCGACTTCACTGACTACCAGCACCGCGTCTTTGCTATGCATGACGGCACGGCCTACCAGTTCCCGATGGGTCTGGGTCTGATTAACCAGTTCTTCGGCCGCTACTACTCCCCGGATGAGGCGCGCCAGCTCATCAAGGAGCAGGCTGGTGAGTTCGCCGTGGATGAGGCGAAGAACCTGGAGGAGAAGGCCATCGCGCTCATTGGCCGCCCGCTCTACGAGGCCTTCATCCGCGACTACACCGCCAAGCAGTGGCAGACCGATCCGAAGGAGCTGCCGGCCGGTAATATCACGCGCCTGCCGGTGCGCTATACCTTCAACAACCGCTACTTCAACGACACCTACGAGGGCCTGCCCGTCGACGGCTACGCGGCCTGGCTGGAGAAGATGGCGGAGCATGAGCTTATCGACGTCCGCCTCAATACCGACTGGTTCGACGTCCGCGAGGAGCTGCGAGAGGCGTCGCCAAACGCGCCGGTGGTTTACACCGGCCCACTGGATCGCTACTTCGATTTCGCCGAGGGTGAGTTGGGCTGGCGCACGCTCGATTTTGACATGGAGGTGCTGGAGACCGGTGACTTCCAGGGCACCCCGGTGATGAACTACAACGACGCGGACGTGGACTACACCCGCATCCATGAGTTCCGCCACTTCCACCCGGAGCGCGCCGACAAGTACCCCAAGGACAAGACGGTGATCATGAAGGAGTACTCGCGCTTCGCGGAGAAGGGCGATGAGCCGTACTACCCGATTAACACCCCGGAGGACCGCTCCAAGCTGGAGGCTTACCGCAAGCTCGCTGCCGCTGAGGCCCGCGAGAACCAGGTCCTCTTCGGCGGCCGCCTGGGCACTTACCAGTACCTGGACATGCACATGGCCATCGCCTCCGCGCTGAGCATGTTCGATAACAAGCTGGCTCCCTATTTCCGTGATGGCCAAGCCATCACGCAGGAGCGCGGTCACTAG
- a CDS encoding lysophospholipid acyltransferase family protein → MSAVTNFLYRQITHIGRGVTLAQGLKMRLSGEENIPDKGGAVIVCNHTGYMDFLFGAFLAYRKRRLVRYLAKASIFRTPVAGQLFQVMGHVPVDRIDGGASIVKGIELAKSGELVGVFAEGTISRSFEIRSMRNGAARIAHGAGVPIIPQVIFGSQRIWTKGQKKHLGRTKTPVLIKALEPYYTTGDFDADIAEVRRRMQEALEGLWADYEAEFGPMPAGEYWVPARKGGGAPTLEESEAQDSEVESERYRVRRLRDDLTNLKDRVSEATVELMRDRMALMKRANSEESGAELGDENADATQESDGAQVESSAAEKGKERPRTAPETLEWIKENLNSVVEEAMRGVGEGRDKVTEVMAQLKSDVVEAQASMTASSKEIFAGSVVEQGLLSAATQSRIIVSRLPHRVKAQYSVVPRVIVADQSALSMENGEISKRLQEALTQLRPQVEEFVVLSPQGEVLDAAAFGDLPQSCWRIACSEGAEGVQFNDAPGGVVVTASSPAEGLAAVAKKVGAEPADLLFFANEPGDETFAEGGEDIAVRMVALETAPIEVIKAAQAVTYSAERCGMAEVLEAMARLQQEKE, encoded by the coding sequence ATGAGCGCTGTGACTAACTTCCTCTACCGGCAGATCACGCACATCGGCCGCGGGGTGACGCTGGCCCAGGGGCTCAAGATGCGCCTGTCCGGGGAGGAGAATATCCCGGACAAGGGCGGGGCCGTCATCGTCTGCAACCACACCGGCTACATGGACTTCCTCTTTGGGGCTTTCCTGGCGTACCGCAAGCGCCGTTTGGTGCGTTACTTGGCAAAAGCTTCCATCTTCCGGACGCCGGTGGCCGGCCAGCTTTTTCAGGTGATGGGGCATGTCCCGGTGGACCGTATCGATGGCGGGGCGTCGATTGTCAAGGGCATCGAACTAGCCAAGAGTGGGGAACTCGTGGGGGTCTTCGCGGAAGGAACGATTTCCCGCAGCTTTGAGATCCGCAGCATGCGTAACGGCGCGGCGCGGATTGCGCATGGTGCGGGCGTGCCGATTATTCCGCAGGTTATCTTTGGCTCCCAGCGCATTTGGACGAAGGGACAGAAGAAGCACTTGGGTCGCACGAAGACGCCGGTGCTGATTAAAGCTTTGGAGCCTTATTACACGACGGGTGATTTCGACGCGGATATCGCGGAGGTACGTCGCCGCATGCAGGAGGCCCTGGAGGGCCTGTGGGCCGACTACGAGGCGGAGTTCGGCCCAATGCCGGCTGGTGAGTATTGGGTCCCAGCCCGCAAGGGTGGTGGGGCACCAACGCTGGAGGAGTCCGAGGCCCAGGACTCCGAGGTGGAGAGTGAGCGTTACCGTGTGCGCCGGCTGCGCGATGACCTGACCAACCTCAAGGACCGCGTCTCCGAGGCCACCGTGGAGCTCATGCGCGACCGGATGGCGCTGATGAAGCGGGCTAACTCTGAAGAATCGGGAGCAGAGCTTGGCGACGAGAACGCCGACGCCACGCAGGAAAGCGACGGCGCACAAGTTGAAAGCTCAGCCGCTGAGAAAGGCAAAGAGCGCCCGCGTACTGCTCCGGAGACTCTGGAGTGGATTAAGGAGAACCTCAACTCGGTGGTCGAGGAAGCCATGCGCGGAGTCGGGGAAGGCCGCGACAAGGTCACGGAGGTTATGGCGCAACTGAAGTCCGATGTGGTGGAGGCCCAGGCCTCTATGACGGCGAGCAGCAAGGAGATCTTCGCCGGTTCCGTAGTGGAGCAGGGCCTGCTTTCTGCGGCGACGCAATCGCGCATTATCGTCTCCCGCCTGCCACACCGCGTGAAAGCCCAGTACTCCGTTGTGCCGCGGGTGATTGTGGCAGATCAGAGCGCGCTGAGCATGGAGAACGGGGAAATCTCGAAGCGGCTTCAGGAAGCACTGACGCAGTTGCGCCCGCAGGTGGAGGAGTTCGTTGTGCTCTCGCCCCAGGGCGAAGTGCTGGACGCTGCTGCCTTTGGGGACCTCCCCCAATCGTGTTGGCGCATTGCCTGCTCAGAAGGGGCTGAAGGGGTGCAGTTCAACGATGCTCCCGGGGGTGTGGTGGTCACGGCTTCCTCACCTGCGGAGGGGTTGGCGGCTGTAGCGAAGAAGGTCGGGGCCGAGCCCGCAGACCTCCTGTTCTTTGCCAACGAGCCTGGTGATGAGACGTTTGCGGAGGGTGGGGAAGATATCGCTGTGCGCATGGTGGCGCTGGAGACAGCCCCCATTGAGGTGATTAAGGCTGCCCAAGCGGTGACCTATTCCGCTGAACGATGTGGCATGGCAGAAGTGTTGGAGGCGATGGCGCGCTTGCAGCAGGAGAAAGAATAG
- the glpK gene encoding glycerol kinase GlpK, whose amino-acid sequence MTTKSYVAAIDQGTTSTRCIIFNHDGEQVSVGQLEHEQIFPEKGWVEHDPEEIWSNTRRAVGEALANGDINVEDIAALGITNQRETTVVWDKNTGKPVYNAIVWQDTRTTDICKELAGDEGADKWRRRTGLIINSYPAGPKVKWILDNVEGARERAEKGELLFGTIDTWLLWNLTGGADGDNGQEALHATDVTNASRTLLMDIEKLEWDEELCKEMGIPTSMLPEIRPSLGDFRTVRERGSLSGVPIRAILGDQQAAMFGQGCFRPGSAKNTYGTGLFLLLNTGTTPKFSENGLLTTVCFQREGERPVYALEGSVSMGGSLVQWLRDNLQLIPNSASIENLAREVKDNGGVYIVPAFSGLFAPYWRPDARGVIVGLTRYANRKHLARAVLESTAYQTRDVADAMIADSGVEITELRVDGGMTMNELLMQFQADMLGVEVHRPKNVETTATGAAFAAGLDSGFWDDLSVLGAQQGDFKVWKPQREKEEVEALYRDWKRAIKRSLNWEDVDDDDVIA is encoded by the coding sequence ATGACTACCAAGAGCTACGTTGCAGCGATTGATCAGGGAACCACGTCTACCCGCTGCATCATTTTCAACCACGACGGTGAGCAGGTGTCCGTCGGCCAGCTCGAGCATGAGCAGATTTTCCCGGAGAAGGGCTGGGTCGAGCATGACCCGGAGGAAATCTGGAGCAACACCCGCCGCGCGGTGGGTGAGGCTTTGGCGAATGGCGACATTAACGTCGAAGACATTGCCGCACTTGGCATCACTAACCAGCGCGAGACCACCGTCGTGTGGGACAAGAACACGGGTAAGCCGGTGTACAACGCTATCGTGTGGCAGGACACCCGTACCACCGATATTTGTAAGGAACTCGCTGGTGATGAAGGTGCGGACAAGTGGCGTCGCCGCACCGGCCTCATCATCAACTCCTACCCGGCTGGCCCCAAGGTGAAGTGGATCCTCGATAACGTCGAGGGTGCCCGCGAGCGTGCGGAGAAGGGCGAGCTGCTCTTCGGCACCATCGATACTTGGCTGCTGTGGAACCTCACCGGCGGCGCTGACGGCGACAACGGCCAAGAGGCCCTGCACGCCACGGACGTCACCAATGCCTCGCGCACCTTGCTCATGGACATCGAGAAGCTCGAGTGGGATGAGGAACTGTGCAAGGAGATGGGTATCCCCACTTCCATGCTGCCGGAGATTCGTCCCTCTCTGGGTGACTTCCGTACCGTCCGTGAGCGCGGTTCCCTGTCCGGTGTGCCGATTCGTGCCATCCTGGGTGACCAGCAGGCCGCCATGTTCGGCCAGGGTTGCTTCCGCCCGGGGTCCGCTAAGAACACCTACGGCACCGGCCTGTTCCTCCTGCTCAACACCGGTACCACCCCGAAGTTCTCTGAGAACGGCCTGTTGACCACTGTGTGCTTCCAGCGCGAGGGCGAGCGTCCGGTCTACGCGCTCGAGGGTTCCGTCTCGATGGGTGGTTCTCTGGTGCAGTGGCTGCGCGATAATCTGCAGCTCATTCCGAACTCCGCGTCCATTGAGAACCTGGCGCGCGAGGTCAAGGACAACGGTGGCGTCTACATCGTGCCGGCCTTCTCGGGGCTCTTCGCTCCGTACTGGCGCCCGGATGCCCGCGGTGTCATCGTGGGCCTGACCCGCTACGCCAACCGCAAGCACCTAGCGCGCGCCGTCCTCGAGTCCACCGCGTACCAGACTCGCGACGTCGCCGATGCCATGATCGCTGATTCCGGCGTGGAGATCACCGAGCTGCGTGTCGACGGCGGTATGACCATGAACGAGCTGCTCATGCAGTTCCAAGCAGATATGCTCGGTGTGGAGGTGCACCGCCCGAAGAACGTGGAGACCACCGCCACCGGCGCGGCCTTCGCAGCCGGTCTGGACTCCGGTTTCTGGGATGACCTCAGCGTGCTGGGCGCCCAGCAGGGTGATTTCAAGGTGTGGAAGCCGCAGCGTGAGAAGGAAGAAGTTGAGGCTCTCTACCGCGATTGGAAGCGCGCCATCAAGCGTTCCCTGAACTGGGAAGACGTGGACGATGACGACGTTATCGCTTAA
- a CDS encoding HNH endonuclease signature motif containing protein has translation MGDLETYFSYRSSGLDLVGLAVGSVDDLRARGASLADAVELAGLHGAYFGPTRFTGKQRQARAAAVAQRHDVATLSLIESYTARVKKELDAWNLRVRLAGTPADRIPKVAKDRLKQLQPRRVPEPGVRLTYRKAGPHSLTITDSALRISEMRGTLESINPADLLDAAGRVFFEQSHGGTKPAVATNVVVTLDELDRIVRGEGDDIELVLTNGGRMTGREFVTYKFAEVGYVTLVHPTVGPVWLHRVRRLAGFEQRVMASAEHPTCAREGCNKPADYCQVHHLVPWQAGGATDPPNLTMLCAYHNGINDDDPDKPTGAGYVFRLRGGVDYVPPWAEPITSQPAYQAAQAALKQQANGDLPVPPDT, from the coding sequence ATGGGGGATTTGGAGACTTATTTCTCCTACCGCAGTTCGGGGTTGGATCTTGTGGGGCTTGCGGTGGGCAGTGTGGATGATTTACGCGCGCGTGGTGCCTCGTTGGCTGATGCTGTGGAGTTGGCCGGGTTGCATGGGGCGTATTTCGGGCCGACGCGTTTTACAGGCAAGCAGCGGCAAGCACGTGCGGCTGCGGTTGCTCAAAGGCATGATGTGGCGACGTTGAGTTTGATTGAGTCGTATACCGCCAGGGTGAAAAAAGAGTTGGATGCGTGGAATTTGCGTGTCAGGTTGGCGGGGACTCCGGCAGACCGTATCCCGAAGGTGGCGAAGGACCGCTTGAAGCAGTTGCAGCCGCGGCGGGTGCCTGAACCGGGGGTGCGGCTGACGTATCGGAAGGCGGGGCCGCATTCGTTGACGATTACTGATTCAGCCTTGCGCATTAGTGAGATGCGCGGGACTTTGGAGTCGATTAATCCGGCTGATTTGTTGGATGCGGCAGGCCGGGTGTTCTTTGAACAGTCGCATGGGGGCACTAAGCCTGCGGTAGCGACCAATGTGGTGGTCACTTTGGATGAGTTGGATCGGATTGTGCGGGGTGAGGGGGATGATATTGAGCTTGTGCTGACTAATGGTGGGCGGATGACTGGTCGGGAGTTTGTGACCTATAAATTTGCCGAGGTTGGGTATGTGACGTTGGTGCATCCCACGGTTGGGCCGGTGTGGTTGCATCGGGTGCGGCGTTTGGCGGGGTTTGAGCAGCGGGTAATGGCCAGTGCGGAGCATCCGACGTGTGCGCGTGAAGGTTGTAATAAGCCGGCGGATTATTGTCAGGTGCATCATTTGGTGCCGTGGCAGGCTGGTGGTGCGACGGATCCGCCGAATTTGACGATGTTGTGTGCTTATCACAATGGCATTAATGACGATGATCCGGATAAGCCGACTGGTGCGGGTTATGTCTTTAGGTTGCGGGGCGGGGTGGATTATGTGCCACCCTGGGCGGAGCCGATTACTTCCCAGCCGGCATACCAAGCAGCACAAGCAGCATTGAAGCAGCAGGCCAACGGGGACTTACCAGTACCGCCGGATACCTAA
- a CDS encoding glycerol-3-phosphate dehydrogenase/oxidase gives MTTTSINSFNPEYFEKTWNDYSTEDYDIVIIGGGSVGAGAALDAATRGLKTAVLESQDFAAGTSSRSSKMFHGGLRYLAMFDFRLVAESLKERELNMSTLAPHLVKPLKFIFPLTHRGWERVMMFGGFTLYDLMGGAKSVPMQKHLTRKGVLKVTPGLKEDAVVGGVRYYDTLVDDARHTMTVLRTAAEYGASVRTGTEVIGFEKDGRGRITAAKVRDLETGRETTVKGKAFINATGVWNDKIQDMAGAEGKFTVHASKGVHIVVPKDALDAEAALCFVTEKSVLFVIPWGEYWIIGTTDTDWEKGLSLPDPAPTKADIDYILDEVNQRVRDKITRDDIVGVYSGLRPLLSGKSDSTTNLSRNHAVARVAPGMVSVAGGKYTTYRVIGKDAVDLAAKELGTKVSESVTERTPILGADGYHALANQIPALARRYNLSEDRIEHLLGRYGSLIGEVLAPAADDATLLESVPGAESYIWAEVRYAVTHEGALHIDDIVSRRLRVAIEFADRGVAAAQPIAEFVAPLLGWEQADIEREVSHFTKHTEAELAAEAALTDREANDILERAGSARATKEEA, from the coding sequence ATGACCACGACGAGTATCAACAGCTTTAACCCCGAATATTTTGAAAAGACGTGGAACGACTACTCCACCGAGGACTATGACATCGTCATCATCGGCGGAGGTTCCGTAGGTGCCGGCGCTGCACTGGATGCGGCCACCCGTGGCCTGAAGACGGCCGTGCTGGAATCCCAAGATTTTGCGGCGGGTACGTCTTCGCGCTCCTCCAAGATGTTCCACGGTGGCCTGCGCTACCTGGCAATGTTCGACTTCCGCCTCGTGGCGGAGTCCCTGAAGGAGCGCGAGCTCAACATGTCGACCCTGGCGCCACACCTGGTGAAGCCGTTGAAGTTCATCTTCCCGCTGACCCACCGCGGTTGGGAGCGCGTCATGATGTTCGGCGGCTTTACCCTCTATGACCTCATGGGTGGCGCCAAGAGCGTCCCCATGCAAAAGCACCTCACCCGCAAGGGTGTGCTGAAGGTGACCCCGGGTCTTAAGGAGGACGCCGTCGTCGGTGGCGTGCGCTACTATGACACGCTTGTCGACGACGCCCGCCACACCATGACCGTCCTGCGCACCGCCGCCGAATACGGCGCTAGCGTGCGCACCGGCACCGAGGTGATTGGCTTTGAGAAGGACGGCCGCGGCCGCATCACTGCCGCGAAGGTCCGTGACCTGGAAACCGGCCGCGAGACCACCGTGAAGGGCAAGGCCTTCATCAACGCGACCGGTGTGTGGAATGACAAGATTCAGGACATGGCGGGCGCTGAAGGCAAGTTCACCGTCCACGCTTCCAAGGGCGTTCACATCGTGGTACCGAAGGATGCCCTCGACGCGGAAGCCGCACTGTGCTTCGTCACCGAAAAGTCCGTGCTTTTCGTCATCCCGTGGGGTGAGTACTGGATCATCGGTACCACCGACACCGATTGGGAGAAGGGCCTGTCCCTGCCGGATCCGGCGCCGACCAAGGCGGATATCGACTACATTCTGGACGAAGTCAACCAGCGTGTGCGCGACAAGATCACCCGCGATGACATCGTCGGCGTGTACTCCGGCCTGCGCCCGTTGCTGTCCGGCAAGTCCGATTCCACCACCAACCTCTCCCGCAACCATGCCGTTGCTCGCGTGGCACCGGGCATGGTCTCCGTCGCGGGTGGCAAGTACACCACGTACCGCGTCATCGGCAAGGATGCCGTGGACCTGGCCGCCAAGGAGCTGGGCACCAAGGTGTCCGAGTCCGTCACCGAGCGCACACCGATTTTGGGCGCGGACGGCTACCACGCACTGGCTAACCAGATTCCGGCCTTGGCCCGTCGCTATAACCTCAGCGAGGACCGCATTGAGCACCTGCTCGGCCGCTATGGCTCGCTGATCGGTGAGGTCCTCGCCCCGGCTGCTGACGACGCCACGCTGCTCGAGTCGGTTCCGGGCGCCGAGAGCTACATCTGGGCAGAGGTGCGCTACGCCGTGACCCACGAAGGTGCCCTGCACATCGACGACATCGTCTCCCGCCGTCTGCGCGTGGCTATCGAATTTGCCGACCGCGGCGTCGCCGCTGCGCAGCCGATCGCTGAATTCGTCGCCCCGCTACTGGGTTGGGAGCAGGCCGACATCGAGCGCGAAGTCTCCCACTTCACCAAGCACACCGAGGCAGAGCTCGCCGCTGAGGCAGCGCTGACCGACCGTGAAGCAAATGACATCCTCGAGCGCGCAGGAAGCGCACGAGCCACCAAGGAAGAAGCCTAA